TTTATGATATTTTCAGTTCTTTTTCTGCCTCTGATCCATGCACTGAGTGCTGTGAGCATTACGATAAGCCCAGCCAGATAGAATCCCAATGTGCCCATACCGCCAACCGCCGGGATTTCGTATCCCCTGAGGGTGTTTGCCACGGTAAGTTCAATCTCAAAATCTTCTGCTGTAATACTGAATTCGATCGGATTCAGAAGAAGCCTGTATCCATCCGGTGCTTTTGTCTCGACCAGCTTATAGTCGCCGATCGCAAGTTCGTCAAACATGAGTTTACCGTCGCTGCCTGTTACGCCACTGTCGATCACTTTTCCGTCTGCATCCTGCAGATCAAATTCAGCACCTGAAAGGACAGCTTGGGTCACGCTATCGATTTTAGTAAGGACAACCTGACCTGTAATCGGTGGCGTCACCGTAACGATATTCGATTCCAACGATCCTGTGGTGCCGGAACCGTTCGTGTAATCAAGGAATGCCTGGTTATCGATTCCGATTTCGCCTGGTGCATCTGCATTGATTTGAACAGTGAGTTCTACAAGCAGATTGTCAATGCCATCGAGTCCTTCGAAGTCTGTAATACTGATCGTGATCAGCTGACCATCAATCTCAAGGTCATAGCCTTCGAACAGATTATCATCTGCGAATACCGATACATCTTCCTCACCGTCAATTGTCAGCATGTCATCGAGTTCGTCTGTGATCACAAAACTCGAGTAGTCTGCAATGTCTTTCGGCAAGTTGACCGACAGATCAAACGTGAAGTCTGTTTCCCGGTCAATCGTTAATTCTGTTTCTGTTTTATTGATCTTCTTTTCGATCATCGCTTCTTTGAAGTTCGTGATGGAGAATGGGTTCTCTTCGGTTACTTCCATACCCATGACCTTCACCGGTACATTCCCATCATCATCGGCGTCTTCATCGTCACCGACCAGTACCGAGTAATACCTGCCGTCCACGACATACCCATCGACTGTCTTCGTTTCCTTGAGGAAATATAAGCCTGTCTTCAGATCTTCAAAGACGATTCGGCCATCTACTACAACTTCCGGTCCGGCAGCGACTGTCTCACGGTCCGCATTGAACAGTGTGTATTCCACACCATCAAGGAATTGACCGTTCTCATCCAGTTTTTCCAGGTGAAGATTTGCGAAGAACTCGAACTCTTCCTCGATACCTGATCCTTTGGTAGAAGCGCAAGAGTAAAACTGAGCCGTGAAGTTCGATCCGGTGATTCGCGCACAATTCTTGAATTCTTCAAAGCCATCCAATCTCTGTGTCTTCACCAGGATAAGGTAGGTGGTATCCAATCTGACATTACTGCCAAAATCCACATCGAAATTGTCTTTTTTCGTGTTAAGCCTGACTGCAGATGGACCATTACCTGGTGTCACTTGGGTCCCGTCCTCCAAATCAAACGTGCCGTCCTGCACTTGTATTTGAAAAATCCTGACGTCACTGTCGGGATCATTTGGTGTGAAGTAATCAACGGTCTGAGTGAACCTGCCATCTCCATCCGAATGACCAACGAAACTGTCATTAAAAGAGATACTTTCAAATTCCCTCACTTTTGGATCATCTTCTGCGTTAACCACAATCGCCCATTCGATATAGTCTTCCGTGACATCATAAACGTACTTTTGCAGGAAATTCTCATTCACTCTAAGATCAAACTGAATAACCGCCTCAGTTTCGAATGTCTGGGGACACAATCCGTCTCCGTAGAAAGCGTTATATTCCAAATCGTACGTGCCTGCGGTCAGGACTTCACCAGTATTCCTCTCAAGGAGTCTGATACTGAATGTCCCGCTTTCAGGGCCGTCAACGCCTAACGTAAAGGTCGCCGTTTGCTCAAAGACCTCAATTTGTCCGACTGATTCACCGTCACTCGTTCTGAACAAGTGGCTCGTCATCACAAAACGGAATAATTCTTTTGGAAGCTCGAGGGTAAACTGATCCCCCGCTTTTGCGTCCTCCGGCACTTCCCATGTACCAAATACATCAATAAACTGCTGTTTGACAGAAGGGTCATCAGGAAGCCTGTAGAAGTCGGTATTATCAACAGACGTAACACCCCACTCGCAGCCCTCATCAAAATTCGTAAAGGATACTTCTTCTTCCGTTTCGACTGCCATCATATTCAGAGGTTCCGGCTCTGTTGTATCGATTGGATTCAGCGATGAATACATGTCCAATAGTTCATCGTCTGTCAGATCTCTAATCCAATACATCATCAGAAGCTCGTACTCTTCGGTGGTCAATTCAGTGTCACCGAGATCGAGATACTCGTTTAATTCCTCCATGGACAAATCGAGCATCCAGCCATAGATGAAGGCTTCCATAAACTCTCTTGAGAGTTCTTCCTCATCGGAGGATTCGGATTCTTCCGGTGATTTACCAGAGTCATCCACCTTCTCGAATTTGGATTGATCGGTCTCTTCAGTTACCTCCTCTTTTTCTTCAGCTGGAGTCTCCTCATTGGAGAGACTGTCTTCATCGCTTTCCTTATCTTTTCTGCCTTCGTCGCTCTCGTCTTTACTATCATCTTTCTCTTCTTCTTTCATTTCTTCTTTGCTTTCTTCTTCCTCTTCTTTCACTTCCTCTGTACTTTCCTCTTTGCTTTCTTCTGTACTTTCCTCTTTCACTTCGGAGTCTTTATCAGACTTTTTGTCTTCGGAACCCTCCGCTGATTCGGATTCACCGTCTTCCTTATCAGTTGACAGCTCCTCTTCTTCAGGTGTATCGTCATCTAAAGCGTCTGATGCTTCTTCTTCAGGCGCCTCCACCGTTTCCGGCTCATCGGCCTTTGGTTCTGGACCGTTGTAGTTATTTGTCACAGAGAACCCATTAATTACAATTTCGTAATGTTCCAGATTATCTGCTTTCAACTGATATTGATGCTTTTCGCCGTTGCTGTTATATTCGGGCAATTCTTGAAACACATGTGAATTCGTGTCGCCGCTTAAGGTTGTACTCTGAACTGTTTCGCCTGAATTTGCGTTTACTATGGATAATGACTGCTCAGGATGAATCACGCCTTCGGGTACGTTGTTCCAACTGCGCTGTACTTCAAGATTGACAGTGGTATCAGGAATAACCTGTGCTGTCTGACTTGCTGAAAACGTGCCATCTTGATACGCTGCCGTTGCAGAGAGTGTATAGTTTATTTGACCCGGGTCGATAATCTTACCCGTGACAAGTAACGACACTGCTCCTGCATCTTCGTTCATTTGAATCTTATAGCCGTTACCTGATGACTGAACCTCCGCTTTCCCATTAAGGACGGTTGGCGCTGCGCCTTTTTCAAGACCAGAGCCCAAACTCAAATCTGCGCTGATTTCTTCAGCAGATCCTTGCGACTTGTTGATGTCGACTAACCAGGTCACTTCCGATTGATTCGAATCCTGCAATGAAACATCCAGTCTTCCTGGTTGATCCGAACTGCCTGCTACTGTCTGCAGTGCGGGAACAAAGAATTGAGTGAGTAGCAGTAAAATCAGCCCAATATACAATAGTTTGTTTCTCATCTGTTCTCCTCCCTTCCTTTAAAAGGTGATTCCATAGACTTAAAGACTTGGCCCCTATGGAATTTAACAGCTTCGGCTTACTGCTACTATATGGTGATTTTGCTATTCTTTTTCGATATAAAGAATGCTTTTTCTAATATTCTGAATATTTTAATGACTTTTTTATGACGTTTTCTAAAAAAATAATAAAATCCATATTCTTCAACTAAAACTTTAATTTACTTTTTTATTGATCGCTTTGGCGTATAAAAATAGTGATTTTAAACGCCTGCAATTAGTTCTTATGAACCAGGATATATATATATCAAAGATTGGACAGTTATTTTAATCCTTCTACACTAGTAAGAAACTGAATAATTAGACCTGTACATTTTATTAATATTCTGACGTATACTATAAAATATAAAGGAGGGGAGCAACGTGAATAACGAGTACCTCTTCAACCAGCAGGTACAAGTGGAGCTTGTCATGTTTGACCCGTCAGAAATTTCAGAATTATTGGTTACTTATGAAAAGGAAGCTTTTCATTGTATTCTGAACGAAGAGTTTGACCTGGTTGAAGAACACCTGTCCAACTTGTTTTTTGCCATTGTCAAAAAAGAAAACGTGAATCACCTGCTGATCCTGAAGACCTTTTACACCATCTTTATTTGTGATCTTTTTCACTTGACCAGACTGAAAGAACACAATCAACTGCACTTCATCGTTCAGCCGTTTGCCCTGATCTCCACGATTCAACAGTGGAACGAAGTCTCACACTTTCTGAGCTCAATTCCCTGGATCATTAAAAAAATCAATGAAATTCTCGTTTCCGTTAATCATTCACCCCACCACTCCCAACTGGTGGCACAGGCAATCAATGTCATCCATCAACAGATTAAAAACCCGGATCTCTCGGTTCAATGGCTTGCTGAACAATTAGATGTAACACCTGCTCACTTATCCTATACATTCAGTCAGCAAAATGGATTCAGTCTTTCATCGTTTATCCGGGAAACGAAAATCAATGCCGTGCTCTTTGACATTGAGTACTCGAACCTGTCACTGAAAGAAATTGCAGAAGAGTACAACTTCAGGAACTACAGCAACTTTATCCGCTCCATGAAAAAACAATGCGGCATCACACCGACACAGTATAAGAAGAACTGCATCGCGATTACAGCAGATGCTCAGATGTAATAAAAAATCGGAACGTTAAGGAGAGGATCAGCCATTTTGACCTATCGGAAAACGCCATCAGACAAAAAAATGCCCTGTGCTAAAACCGGCTTTGTAAAAAGACGATGTTAGCACAGGGCATTTTATTTTTTTAAATGAAGCTTTTCATTAAAATGTCTCGAGAATTTGAATCACGGCCGGTCCGAGAAGAATAATAAAGATCCCGGGAAAGATAAACAAGACGAGAGGGAACATCATTTTGATCGGAGCTTTCATGGCCGATTCCTCCGCCCGCTGCTTTCGCCTCGCTCTCACTTCATCCGATTGAATTCTCAGCACCTGCACCATCCCGATCCCCAGCTGTTCTGCCTGGATGATGCTGCCGATGAACGCATGAATATCATCCACATTCAAGCGCTTTTTGACACCGGTCAGTGCTTCTCGCCGGGTTTTGCCAAGCCGGATTTCCTCCAGACACCGCTGGAATTCCGTCGACAGGGTTCCCTCTTTTTTCGCAACCACCTTACTCATGGCTGCGTCAAAACCAAGGCCGGCTTCAATGCTGACGGTTAACAGATCGAGAAAATCCGGCAGTTCCTTAACGGCTGATTTTTTGCGTTCCGCCGTTTTACTCTTCAAATAGAAGGAGGGAACATATTGGGCAATCAGAAAACCGACGCCTGCGTAAAGAGTGATTCCCATGACTGTCCCACTGGCTGCAAAACCTAGTAATGCAAAAACACCGGTAATGACGGTGGCAACCACCAGCTTGGCGATTCTGAATTCAACGACAGTCATTTTCATCGGATTGCCCGCTTCTTCAAGCTTCACTTCGAGCTTTTGAAATTGTTTATCGGATGTCCGCTGTTTAAACAGCCGTCTTACCTTCATCCAAAACGGTTTCAAGATCCGCTTTGATAAACTTCCCTGCAGCTCTTCCTCCTGAAAAGGCGCTTCCACCGCGGCCGTCCGCTCCGGATTAAAAATCGCGGCAATCCGTTCCTCATGGACTTTCACACGTTCTTTTTTCAGTAAATACAAGCCATACATAATGAAGAGCATGGTCAGGGCATAAGTGATAATGGCCATGTTTCACACCTCGATTGCTGTGACTTTTCTAATTAACAGAAAGCCGATCAGACTGGATACGGCAGCCAAGGCGATCAGTGCCATGCCGACAGGATGGGTAAACATCACCATAACGTAGTCCGGCTCAATCAGAAACAGTATCATCCCGAGGGCAATGGGGAGGCTGCCAACGACTGCACCGGACATCCGTCCCTGCGCAGTCAGAGTTTTGATCTGTCCCTGCACCTGGATGCGATCGCGGATCGTCTGACTGATCTTCTCCAGAACGGTGGCCAGGTTGCCACCGATCTGCCGCTGAATGATGATGGCCTGAATCATCAGGTTCAAATCCTCACTGGGCACCCGGTCCTTAAACCGGTTCAGGGCTTCTTCCACGGTCATGCCGTACTGCATTTCCTTGACGACGAGCCCGACCTCTTCTTTCATTGGCGATGACGCTTCCTCTTCAACGGATTTCAAAGCCTGGGTAAAACTGAATCCCGCCCGCAGGGCACCGACGACCGTCGTAATCATATCCGGCAGATGATCATTGAATGCCTTGATCCGTTTACGTTTCTTGGATTTGACGACCATACCTGGAATCATCCGGCCAATGAAGGCACCAATCACGAGCAAGAGGATGCTGTCACTGATCAGGTAGAGGATCCCTGCCGTCAGCATTAGGGAAATCCATCTGAACATGACATATTCTTCCGGCTTCAGGGGCACCCCCGCCTGGCTTAACAGTAATTCAATGACTTCGTTCTTATTGTTCTTCTTCAAAGCCGCCCGAATCCGCCGCTTCGCTTGAGTGAAATTCGGCACGGGGAGCTTTCGTTTTTGCTTTACTTCATCCTTGGTTGAACCCGGGTCAGGCTGGTCACGCAGATACCGGTTGACCCGCTCTTCCATCACGGTTTCTTTTTTGACAAACAGCTGCAATATGCTGAGGAAAACCAGTGTACTTGTGATCAGGAGCATTGTCAGTAATAAAGGGGTCATCCTGATCACTCCTCATTGGGGATGAAAACATCCGGGGAAATCGTAATGCCGGCATGTTCAAGCCGTTCGTAAAATTTGGGCCGGATGCCTGTCGGAACCAGTTTGCCGATAATATTGCCGTGGGTATCTTTGCCCCGCTGTTCATAAGTAAAGATATCCTGCAGGACAATCACATCGCCTTCAAGTCCCTGCACTTCGGTGATTTTCACGATTTTACGTGACCCGTCCTTGAGCCTGGACTGCTGAATGATGACGTCGATGGCTCCGGCGATCTGTT
This Salisediminibacterium beveridgei DNA region includes the following protein-coding sequences:
- a CDS encoding SpaA isopeptide-forming pilin-related protein, coding for MRNKLLYIGLILLLLTQFFVPALQTVAGSSDQPGRLDVSLQDSNQSEVTWLVDINKSQGSAEEISADLSLGSGLEKGAAPTVLNGKAEVQSSGNGYKIQMNEDAGAVSLLVTGKIIDPGQINYTLSATAAYQDGTFSASQTAQVIPDTTVNLEVQRSWNNVPEGVIHPEQSLSIVNANSGETVQSTTLSGDTNSHVFQELPEYNSNGEKHQYQLKADNLEHYEIVINGFSVTNNYNGPEPKADEPETVEAPEEEASDALDDDTPEEEELSTDKEDGESESAEGSEDKKSDKDSEVKEESTEESKEESTEEVKEEEEESKEEMKEEEKDDSKDESDEGRKDKESDEDSLSNEETPAEEKEEVTEETDQSKFEKVDDSGKSPEESESSDEEELSREFMEAFIYGWMLDLSMEELNEYLDLGDTELTTEEYELLMMYWIRDLTDDELLDMYSSLNPIDTTEPEPLNMMAVETEEEVSFTNFDEGCEWGVTSVDNTDFYRLPDDPSVKQQFIDVFGTWEVPEDAKAGDQFTLELPKELFRFVMTSHLFRTSDGESVGQIEVFEQTATFTLGVDGPESGTFSIRLLERNTGEVLTAGTYDLEYNAFYGDGLCPQTFETEAVIQFDLRVNENFLQKYVYDVTEDYIEWAIVVNAEDDPKVREFESISFNDSFVGHSDGDGRFTQTVDYFTPNDPDSDVRIFQIQVQDGTFDLEDGTQVTPGNGPSAVRLNTKKDNFDVDFGSNVRLDTTYLILVKTQRLDGFEEFKNCARITGSNFTAQFYSCASTKGSGIEEEFEFFANLHLEKLDENGQFLDGVEYTLFNADRETVAAGPEVVVDGRIVFEDLKTGLYFLKETKTVDGYVVDGRYYSVLVGDDEDADDDGNVPVKVMGMEVTEENPFSITNFKEAMIEKKINKTETELTIDRETDFTFDLSVNLPKDIADYSSFVITDELDDMLTIDGEEDVSVFADDNLFEGYDLEIDGQLITISITDFEGLDGIDNLLVELTVQINADAPGEIGIDNQAFLDYTNGSGTTGSLESNIVTVTPPITGQVVLTKIDSVTQAVLSGAEFDLQDADGKVIDSGVTGSDGKLMFDELAIGDYKLVETKAPDGYRLLLNPIEFSITAEDFEIELTVANTLRGYEIPAVGGMGTLGFYLAGLIVMLTALSAWIRGRKRTENIIKGE
- a CDS encoding helix-turn-helix domain-containing protein, whose protein sequence is MNNEYLFNQQVQVELVMFDPSEISELLVTYEKEAFHCILNEEFDLVEEHLSNLFFAIVKKENVNHLLILKTFYTIFICDLFHLTRLKEHNQLHFIVQPFALISTIQQWNEVSHFLSSIPWIIKKINEILVSVNHSPHHSQLVAQAINVIHQQIKNPDLSVQWLAEQLDVTPAHLSYTFSQQNGFSLSSFIRETKINAVLFDIEYSNLSLKEIAEEYNFRNYSNFIRSMKKQCGITPTQYKKNCIAITADAQM
- a CDS encoding type II secretion system F family protein encodes the protein MAIITYALTMLFIMYGLYLLKKERVKVHEERIAAIFNPERTAAVEAPFQEEELQGSLSKRILKPFWMKVRRLFKQRTSDKQFQKLEVKLEEAGNPMKMTVVEFRIAKLVVATVITGVFALLGFAASGTVMGITLYAGVGFLIAQYVPSFYLKSKTAERKKSAVKELPDFLDLLTVSIEAGLGFDAAMSKVVAKKEGTLSTEFQRCLEEIRLGKTRREALTGVKKRLNVDDIHAFIGSIIQAEQLGIGMVQVLRIQSDEVRARRKQRAEESAMKAPIKMMFPLVLFIFPGIFIILLGPAVIQILETF
- a CDS encoding type II secretion system F family protein gives rise to the protein MTPLLLTMLLITSTLVFLSILQLFVKKETVMEERVNRYLRDQPDPGSTKDEVKQKRKLPVPNFTQAKRRIRAALKKNNKNEVIELLLSQAGVPLKPEEYVMFRWISLMLTAGILYLISDSILLLVIGAFIGRMIPGMVVKSKKRKRIKAFNDHLPDMITTVVGALRAGFSFTQALKSVEEEASSPMKEEVGLVVKEMQYGMTVEEALNRFKDRVPSEDLNLMIQAIIIQRQIGGNLATVLEKISQTIRDRIQVQGQIKTLTAQGRMSGAVVGSLPIALGMILFLIEPDYVMVMFTHPVGMALIALAAVSSLIGFLLIRKVTAIEV